The following coding sequences are from one Parabacteroides pacaensis window:
- a CDS encoding helix-turn-helix domain-containing protein: protein MRKERLMKDFILLNVGYAYHNADWNWKNVHSPFARIHYVKSGNAKIIREDGIYELKEGHLYLTPSYVKHSYVCEGALELFYIHLYQDIGKSLSIFDLFDFPIEVRATSVDVFLIERLIEINPARELKYYDPKSYEDPSTVAQNIALQQKSPLAFEMETQGIIKLLISHFMTQAIYKNEHIEERILRSLHYIHKNIDKPLDINYLSDICHLSKDHFIRLFKKEMSCTPGKYINQKKIEVAQLKMLIENVSIAEVAYGLGFENISYFNRLFTKLVGENPGKYKRRMQT, encoded by the coding sequence ATGAGGAAAGAACGGTTAATGAAAGATTTTATATTGTTGAATGTAGGCTATGCCTACCACAATGCTGACTGGAATTGGAAAAATGTGCATAGCCCTTTCGCCAGGATACATTATGTAAAGAGTGGCAATGCAAAAATCATTCGTGAAGATGGCATTTATGAACTGAAGGAAGGGCATCTCTATTTGACTCCTTCTTATGTCAAGCATAGTTATGTGTGTGAGGGAGCGTTGGAACTATTTTATATTCATCTGTATCAAGATATCGGAAAAAGCCTTAGTATTTTTGATTTATTTGATTTTCCCATTGAGGTTCGTGCGACTTCGGTGGATGTTTTTTTGATTGAACGATTGATAGAGATTAACCCCGCAAGAGAATTGAAATATTACGATCCTAAATCCTATGAAGACCCCTCTACGGTCGCTCAAAACATTGCTCTTCAACAAAAAAGCCCTCTTGCTTTTGAGATGGAGACTCAAGGAATAATCAAATTATTGATTTCCCATTTTATGACACAAGCAATATATAAAAATGAACATATTGAAGAACGTATATTAAGAAGCCTTCATTATATTCACAAAAACATAGACAAACCATTAGATATAAACTATTTATCCGATATATGCCACCTTTCCAAAGATCATTTCATCCGCCTGTTCAAAAAAGAGATGAGTTGTACCCCCGGTAAGTACATAAACCAAAAGAAAATAGAAGTCGCCCAACTAAAAATGTTGATAGAGAATGTAAGTATCGCGGAAGTAGCTTATGGACTGGGCTTTGAAAACATTTCTTATTTCAATAGACTATTTACAAAATTAGTGGGAGAAAACCCCGGAAAATATAAAAGAAGAATGCAAACTTGA
- a CDS encoding alpha/beta hydrolase, with product MIGTIKATNETNQKNDRNMEKLELTQEWDKTFPKSDKVNHSKVTFVNRYGITLAADMYIPKNASGKLPAIAVSGPFGAVKEQASGLYAQTMAERGFLTIAFDPSYTGESGGQPRYVASPDINTEDFCAAVDFLSTRDDVDAERIGILGICGWGGMAVNAAAIDTRIKATVASTMYDMSRVNANGYFDSMDADQRYELRKQLNAQRSIDAKNGSYELGGGVVDPLPDDAPQFVKDYYAYYKTDRGYHKRSLNSNGGWNKTSSLSFINMPILAYSNEIRSAVLLIHGENAHSRYFSEDVFKKLKGDNKELMIIPGANHTDLYDRMDVIPFDKLVVFFENNLK from the coding sequence ATGATAGGGACTATAAAAGCAACGAATGAAACAAATCAAAAAAATGATAGGAATATGGAAAAATTAGAATTAACTCAGGAGTGGGACAAAACGTTTCCCAAAAGTGATAAAGTCAATCACAGTAAAGTAACTTTCGTCAATCGCTACGGTATCACACTAGCCGCTGATATGTATATACCGAAGAATGCTTCGGGTAAACTTCCGGCTATCGCGGTCAGTGGCCCTTTTGGAGCCGTCAAGGAGCAAGCATCTGGACTTTACGCACAGACCATGGCGGAACGAGGTTTTCTGACGATTGCCTTCGACCCATCTTATACGGGCGAGAGCGGTGGACAGCCGCGTTATGTAGCTTCGCCGGACATCAACACCGAAGACTTCTGTGCCGCAGTCGATTTCCTTTCGACACGTGATGATGTGGATGCCGAACGTATCGGAATTCTCGGCATTTGCGGCTGGGGAGGAATGGCTGTCAACGCAGCTGCTATCGATACTCGTATTAAGGCGACGGTAGCTTCTACCATGTACGATATGAGCCGGGTAAACGCCAACGGATATTTTGATTCAATGGATGCCGACCAGCGTTACGAGCTTCGCAAGCAACTCAATGCACAACGTTCAATCGATGCGAAAAATGGCTCGTATGAGTTGGGGGGAGGCGTGGTCGATCCGCTGCCTGACGATGCGCCGCAGTTTGTGAAGGATTATTATGCCTATTATAAGACCGACCGGGGTTATCACAAGCGGTCGCTGAACTCTAACGGCGGTTGGAACAAAACTTCTTCGCTCTCTTTTATTAATATGCCTATTCTTGCTTATAGCAACGAGATCCGTAGTGCTGTATTATTGATTCACGGTGAGAATGCACATTCGCGTTATTTCAGCGAGGATGTATTCAAGAAACTAAAAGGTGATAATAAAGAACTAATGATTATTCCTGGCGCAAATCATACTGATCTCTACGACCGCATGGATGTAATTCCCTTCGACAAACTGGTGGTTTTCTTCGAGAATAACTTAAAATAA
- a CDS encoding sugar O-acetyltransferase, which translates to MHSTIEKVKKKERILDINSGDPELWKEIENTKRLVCELNAEYHTPDEVRTLLEHIWGQPLDATVRVFPPFYTALGKLTRVGKDVFINFGCTFLDQGSITLEDGVFIGPGVKIVTESHPEDPAVRHQLLVKPIVIRRNAWIGAGAIILPGVTVGENAIIAAGAVVTKDVPDNAIVGGIPAQFIRNIVK; encoded by the coding sequence ATGCATAGTACAATTGAAAAAGTAAAAAAGAAGGAGCGGATTTTAGATATAAATTCTGGAGATCCTGAACTTTGGAAAGAGATTGAGAACACCAAGAGACTGGTTTGTGAGCTGAATGCCGAGTATCATACGCCTGATGAGGTGCGGACATTGCTTGAACATATATGGGGACAACCGCTGGATGCAACTGTAAGGGTATTTCCTCCGTTCTATACGGCTTTGGGCAAACTGACGCGAGTAGGTAAAGACGTGTTTATCAATTTCGGCTGTACGTTTCTTGACCAAGGTAGTATTACGCTTGAAGACGGAGTTTTTATCGGTCCGGGGGTAAAAATCGTTACCGAATCTCACCCTGAAGATCCTGCCGTTCGTCATCAGTTATTGGTCAAACCTATCGTTATCCGGCGTAATGCTTGGATAGGAGCCGGCGCGATTATTCTGCCGGGAGTGACCGTAGGCGAAAATGCGATCATAGCAGCAGGAGCTGTCGTAACAAAGGATGTCCCGGACAATGCCATTGTAGGAGGGATACCGGCTCAATTTATCAGAAATATCGTAAAATAA
- a CDS encoding discoidin domain-containing protein — protein sequence MRLIQLFIALSLLVSCSFNKDKELEKALLLAGNNRAELEKVLEHYQNDSLKLKAARFLITNMPGHGTYVGKNVDVFYKALDSILPYERDVDHINLLQDKINQLVKDINPYEKMQWREDIHSIKADFLRNNIDHAFKAWQEEPFARHINFEDFCEYLLPYRVENEPLEYWRDSIYPHYNKIKYLGYYDGSEYSTYWACCSLNDSVKNGSPIRLEQDNWRVTRKYSIMKRMTYGKCEDYAVLATYVMRAKGIPVMIDYTPQWPYRSLGHSWNIVKVNDGRNVKFGGADTNPGERHKAAVKMAKVYRKTYAINKKSLVYRCGNEEIPEQFSSPFMKDVTHEYFEGTNIQIPLEYEPSQARKFVYLCVFDNKEWIPVSFSEKKNGKATFTHVGKDILYLVASYVNHTMEPATSPFIIDLKGDIHFCKPDKERVQTRRLERKYPINETMFVVNERMVGGKIQGSNHPEFQNAHTFHTIPVNSMGKRIFVSINPQGQKYRYWRYLAPPKAYGNIAELEFYRNDTLYNAHGTIIGTPGSQRDNPDYVKEKALDGDPLTFFDAHDEDGGWVGMDFNHPVSFNKIAYTPRNDGNYVYPGDKYELLYYGEKGWVSLGEKIATNDYIEYDSIPNNALLWLRDLTKGAEERIFTFEEDKVYWW from the coding sequence ATGAGGCTTATACAACTCTTTATTGCACTATCCCTTTTGGTTTCTTGTTCCTTTAATAAAGATAAAGAATTAGAAAAGGCATTACTTTTAGCAGGAAATAACCGGGCTGAATTAGAAAAGGTATTGGAACATTATCAAAACGATTCTCTGAAACTAAAGGCTGCTCGGTTCCTTATCACGAATATGCCCGGCCACGGAACTTATGTAGGAAAAAATGTGGATGTCTTTTACAAAGCTCTCGATTCGATACTCCCTTATGAACGAGATGTAGACCATATAAACCTGCTACAAGACAAAATAAACCAGCTTGTTAAAGACATTAATCCGTATGAAAAAATGCAATGGAGGGAAGATATCCATTCTATAAAAGCCGATTTTCTGAGAAATAATATCGACCATGCTTTCAAAGCGTGGCAAGAGGAACCTTTTGCACGTCATATTAATTTTGAGGATTTTTGTGAATACCTACTTCCTTATCGTGTAGAGAACGAACCTTTGGAGTACTGGAGAGATTCTATCTATCCTCATTACAATAAAATAAAGTACCTGGGTTATTATGACGGTTCGGAGTATTCTACCTATTGGGCGTGCTGTTCTCTAAACGATTCTGTGAAAAACGGATCTCCGATTCGCTTGGAACAAGATAATTGGAGGGTAACAAGGAAATATTCGATTATGAAACGAATGACTTACGGCAAATGTGAAGATTATGCCGTGCTTGCTACCTATGTGATGCGGGCAAAAGGTATTCCTGTAATGATAGATTATACGCCCCAGTGGCCTTATCGTTCGTTGGGACATTCGTGGAATATCGTAAAAGTAAACGATGGTCGGAACGTAAAATTCGGAGGGGCTGATACGAATCCGGGAGAACGTCATAAAGCAGCCGTAAAAATGGCAAAAGTATACAGGAAAACGTATGCTATTAATAAGAAATCGCTTGTTTACCGGTGTGGAAACGAGGAAATCCCGGAACAATTCAGTTCTCCTTTTATGAAAGATGTAACTCATGAATATTTCGAAGGAACAAATATTCAGATTCCCTTGGAATATGAGCCTTCCCAGGCGCGGAAGTTCGTATATTTATGTGTATTCGATAATAAAGAGTGGATTCCGGTAAGTTTTTCGGAAAAGAAAAATGGAAAAGCGACGTTCACACATGTAGGAAAAGATATTCTTTATTTAGTAGCTTCCTATGTGAACCATACGATGGAACCTGCTACTTCTCCTTTTATTATCGATTTGAAAGGAGATATTCATTTTTGTAAGCCGGACAAAGAGCGTGTTCAGACGCGCCGGCTGGAACGAAAATATCCTATTAATGAAACTATGTTTGTTGTAAACGAACGAATGGTCGGAGGAAAAATACAAGGTTCGAATCACCCGGAATTTCAGAATGCACACACATTTCATACCATCCCGGTAAATTCTATGGGAAAACGTATCTTTGTATCCATTAATCCGCAAGGCCAGAAATATCGTTATTGGCGTTATTTGGCTCCTCCAAAGGCTTATGGAAATATTGCCGAACTGGAATTTTACCGGAATGACACATTATATAACGCACATGGTACTATTATCGGAACTCCGGGTTCACAAAGGGATAATCCGGATTACGTAAAGGAAAAAGCTTTAGATGGAGATCCGCTTACTTTTTTTGATGCGCATGATGAAGACGGCGGCTGGGTTGGAATGGATTTTAATCATCCGGTCAGCTTCAATAAAATTGCATATACTCCTCGAAATGACGGAAATTACGTTTATCCCGGAGATAAATACGAGTTACTTTATTATGGTGAAAAAGGATGGGTCTCTCTGGGAGAAAAGATCGCAACAAACGATTATATAGAGTACGATTCTATTCCAAATAACGCCTTACTATGGTTACGGGATCTGACCAAAGGAGCCGAAGAACGTATTTTTACATTCGAGGAAGATAAGGTTTACTGGTGGTAG